Part of the Paenarthrobacter sp. JL.01a genome is shown below.
CGACTTATCCCGGGCGAGGCGGCACCGGACTTCACCCTGCAGGACGCCACGGGCAAAAGCGTCAGCTTGTCCGACTTCCGCGGCCGCAAAACCATCGTCTATTTCTACCCGGCAGCTTCGACACCCGGGTGCACGAAGGAAGCATGCGACTTCCGCGACACGTTGGGATCCCTGCAGGCCGCCGGCTATGAAGTTGTAGGGATCTCACCCGATCCCGTCAAGGCCCTGGCCAAGTTTGCCTCCGAGGAGCAACTCACCTTCCCGCTGTTGTCCGACGAGGAACACGCCGTGGCCGATGCCTACGGGGCATGGGGGGAAAAGAAGAACTACGGCCGGACCTACGAAGGACTCATCCGCTCCACCGTTGTGGTGGACCCTGACGGAAAGGTCACCTTGGCCCAGTACAACGTCCGCGCAACCGGCCACGTGGCCAAGCTCCGCCGGGACCTGAAGCTGGACAAGTAGCGGGTACACTTGAGGCCGTACGGCACCCGGCTGGATAAGCCGCGTGCCAGCCAGCGCGAGTGGTGAAATTGGCAGACACGCAGGATTTAGGTTCCTGTGCCTTCGGGCGTGGGGGTTCAAGTCCCCCCTTGCGCACATTGTGGAACACCGTGGCTGCAAGCCACACAGAGCCCCCGGCTGCACACCTGCAGATCCGGGGGTTTTCCGTGTCGGCAACAATCCTGCTTGGCTGGAAAAGCGCTGGGAGGGGCATTCAGGACGTTCAACTAGACTGGAACGCGGTCTGGCCTAAGCCGGCCACGGCATTCACACCGGCTGAGGGGACAAGAGTGGCAAGCAGCAAAATGCGGAGCCTGACCGTGCAGTTGCTCAAGGCGGGTTCTGTCTTTGCCGTTTTGGCGTTGACGGCCTGCACCGGAGCGCCTGGTCCTGCTCCGTCGTCGTCGGCCAACAGCACCGCGGCTGCCGAGCCCACTGCCACGTTCAACTTCGGCACCGGCTCGATGCCCTTGGGCCTTGACCCGGCCATGGCAGCCGACTCCGAGTCCGCCCGCGTCACCCGCCAGGTCCTTGAAGGACTCGTGGGTGTTGACGGATCAACAGGAGAAACGACACCCCTGCTGGCCACAGAGTGGAAGGACAGCAACAATGGGCTGACCTATGACTTCACTCTCCGCTCCAAGGTGACCTTCCACGACGGAACACCCTTCGACTCCGCCGCAGTCTGTGCAAACTTCAACCGCTGGTTCACCTTCCCCGCCGACCTCCGCAAGCAGGCGCCGGGGATCTCGTTCCAGAGCGTTTTCAAGGCGTACTCGGATGAACCGGTTTTTTCCATCTTCAAGGACTGCAAAGTGGTCTCGCCCACCGATGTGCAGATCAACTTGACGAGGCCCTTCACGGGATTCCTGCAGGCCCTGACACTCCCGGCCTTCGCCATGTCCTCGCCCGCCGCCCTCGAGTCCCAGCGAGCCAACGTCCTGGACCAAAACCGGAACGGCTTGGCCGTTTCCGCCTACGCCAGCCACCCGGTCGGCACCGGCCCGTACCAGTTTGGAACCTGGGATGAAAACAAGATCACCCTTCAAAGCTACAAAGGCTACTGGGGCAACAGGGGCCAGATAGCCACCATCAACTTCATTCCCTATGACCACGCCGAGACCCGGCAGCAGGCCCTCTTGGATGGAAAGATCGACGCCTATGACCTGGTGACGCCTGCCACTTTCGACCAGCTGGTCAAGAAGGGTGTCCAGATCATCCAGCGGGACCCGTTCTCGGTCATGTACTTGGGAATCAACCAGGCTGTAGCCCCCTTGGACAAGCTTGAGGTCCGCCAGGCCATTGAGATGGCCGTGGACAAGGAATCCTTGATCCGGAAGTTCTTCATCGACAACACGGCCCAGGCTTCACAGTTCGTGCCGCCAAAACTCAGTGGCTTCAACAACAACGCTCCTTCACTGGGCTACAACCCCGATAAAGCCAAGCAGCTGCTGGAGAAGGCCGGGTACAAGGGTGAGGAACTGAAGTTCTACTACCCGCTGAACGCGACCCGGGCATACATGCCCACCCCCGAGAAGATCTACGCCGAAATCAGCCGCCAGCTCGTGGCAGTGGGCTTCAACATCAAACCCGTACCCATCGACTGGGAGAACGGCTACCTCCAGAAGGTCCAGTCAGCCGGTGACCGCGGCTTGCACCTGCTCGGATGGAACGGCTCGTACGCCGATGCCGACAACTTCCTGGGGCCGCTGTTCGGCGAGACCCGGGCCGAGTTCGGCTACACCGATTCGGAAGTTTTCCACAAAATCGAGCGTGCCCGCGCCATGCCTGACGGCGATGAGCGCAACGCCCAATACCAGGCCATCAATGCCGAGATCGCAGCCTCCGTACCGGCCGTCCCCATCGCCTTCCCCATCTCGGCCCTGGCGTTGTCCAACAAGGTGGAAAGGTACCCGGCTTCACCGGTCCTCAACGAAGTTTTCACGAACGTCCGCCTAAAGTCTTGACGAACCCCCACAATTTCAGTATTGGGTCTGCGCGGGGATATTCTGTGACAGCCAGTGCCGCCGCTATCGGAGATTGATCGTGACCTTCATTTCCAAGACTCAACATGCCGACGTCGTCCTTATTGGCGGCGGAATCATGAGTGCCACCCTTGGTGCGTTCATCAAGCAACTTGAACCCACCTGGACCATCTCCCTGTTCGAACGACTCGACGAAGCAGGGCTCGAGAGCTCTGGACCGTGGAACAACGCCGGCACCGGACACGCTGCCTTGTGTGAGCTTAACTACTCCCCCGCAGCCAAGGATGGCTCGGTGGACCCTTCCAAGGCGCTCCACATCAACGAGCAGTTCCAGCTCTCGCGCCAGTTCTGGTCCCACTTGGTGGACAGCAACGTGATCGGCTCCCCCAAGGGCTTTATCAACACTGTTCCGCACATGAGCTTCGTCATTGGCGATGACCACGCGAAATTCCTCAAGACCCGGTACGAGGCCCTCAAGCCCAACACGCTCTTCCGCAGCATGGAGTACACC
Proteins encoded:
- the bcp gene encoding thioredoxin-dependent thiol peroxidase; translation: MAERLIPGEAAPDFTLQDATGKSVSLSDFRGRKTIVYFYPAASTPGCTKEACDFRDTLGSLQAAGYEVVGISPDPVKALAKFASEEQLTFPLLSDEEHAVADAYGAWGEKKNYGRTYEGLIRSTVVVDPDGKVTLAQYNVRATGHVAKLRRDLKLDK
- a CDS encoding ABC transporter substrate-binding protein — translated: MRSLTVQLLKAGSVFAVLALTACTGAPGPAPSSSANSTAAAEPTATFNFGTGSMPLGLDPAMAADSESARVTRQVLEGLVGVDGSTGETTPLLATEWKDSNNGLTYDFTLRSKVTFHDGTPFDSAAVCANFNRWFTFPADLRKQAPGISFQSVFKAYSDEPVFSIFKDCKVVSPTDVQINLTRPFTGFLQALTLPAFAMSSPAALESQRANVLDQNRNGLAVSAYASHPVGTGPYQFGTWDENKITLQSYKGYWGNRGQIATINFIPYDHAETRQQALLDGKIDAYDLVTPATFDQLVKKGVQIIQRDPFSVMYLGINQAVAPLDKLEVRQAIEMAVDKESLIRKFFIDNTAQASQFVPPKLSGFNNNAPSLGYNPDKAKQLLEKAGYKGEELKFYYPLNATRAYMPTPEKIYAEISRQLVAVGFNIKPVPIDWENGYLQKVQSAGDRGLHLLGWNGSYADADNFLGPLFGETRAEFGYTDSEVFHKIERARAMPDGDERNAQYQAINAEIAASVPAVPIAFPISALALSNKVERYPASPVLNEVFTNVRLKS